In one Arthrobacter jinronghuae genomic region, the following are encoded:
- a CDS encoding FAD-binding oxidoreductase, protein MDPQFSPDSVADLRASLTGSVVLPQDETYDDARRVWNGMIDVLPAMVVRAGTVEDIAAVLAFAQQWDLPLAVRGGGHNVAGNGTVADGIVLDMGGLRDVSVDVDSGTVTVQAGATIGDVDAATEPYGLAVPLGVVSGTGVAGLTLGGGVGWLTRAHGLSIDNLEAADVVTSDGESVHASADDHSELFWGLRGGGGNFGVVSSFTFSAHPLPAQVLSGNLAYGNMHWHQALAAFDAWAADLPDEMTTIISFLVPAEEWDMGDQPLMVIGLAWADPDLEAGAALIRQLAAAAPPDIEAVEAVPWSDWQTAMDSTFPPGSRAYWKNASIDRLDDAAIDALVRAGCEQTWRGTGFDIHHLGGAYGRVADDATAFPTRDAPYWLNIYGFWQDPADDAAHTAFVRGLAKAVEPFSSGAQYVNFMGAEDPVSQGTAPSVYGPDKLARLTALKTAYDPQNLFRRNHNIVPTG, encoded by the coding sequence ATGGACCCCCAGTTTTCCCCGGACTCCGTTGCGGACCTGCGGGCGTCCCTGACCGGTTCCGTTGTCCTGCCGCAGGATGAGACTTACGACGACGCCCGCCGCGTCTGGAACGGGATGATCGACGTCCTGCCCGCGATGGTGGTGCGTGCCGGCACCGTTGAGGACATCGCCGCGGTCCTCGCCTTCGCCCAACAGTGGGACCTGCCGCTGGCGGTCCGCGGCGGCGGGCACAACGTGGCGGGGAACGGGACGGTTGCGGACGGGATCGTACTGGATATGGGTGGCCTGCGGGACGTCAGCGTAGACGTGGACAGCGGCACCGTTACAGTGCAGGCGGGCGCCACCATTGGCGACGTCGACGCCGCCACCGAACCCTACGGCCTGGCCGTTCCCCTGGGCGTCGTGTCCGGCACGGGGGTGGCCGGGCTGACCCTCGGCGGGGGTGTCGGCTGGCTGACCCGCGCGCATGGACTGAGCATCGACAACCTGGAGGCGGCCGACGTCGTCACCTCCGACGGCGAGTCCGTCCACGCATCCGCCGATGATCATTCGGAACTGTTCTGGGGGCTGCGTGGCGGGGGCGGGAACTTCGGCGTCGTTTCTTCCTTTACCTTCTCCGCGCATCCGCTGCCCGCGCAGGTCCTCAGCGGGAACCTGGCGTACGGCAACATGCACTGGCACCAGGCGCTCGCCGCTTTTGACGCGTGGGCGGCCGATCTGCCCGATGAGATGACCACCATCATCAGTTTCCTGGTACCGGCGGAGGAATGGGACATGGGGGACCAGCCGCTGATGGTGATCGGACTCGCCTGGGCGGACCCGGATCTGGAGGCCGGGGCCGCACTGATCCGGCAGCTTGCCGCCGCAGCTCCCCCTGACATCGAGGCAGTGGAAGCGGTGCCCTGGTCCGACTGGCAGACGGCCATGGACTCAACCTTCCCGCCAGGCTCACGCGCCTACTGGAAAAACGCCTCCATCGACCGACTGGATGACGCCGCCATCGACGCCCTGGTCCGCGCCGGCTGTGAACAGACCTGGCGCGGGACCGGCTTTGACATCCACCATCTGGGTGGCGCCTACGGCCGGGTGGCGGACGACGCCACCGCCTTTCCCACCCGGGATGCCCCCTACTGGCTGAACATTTACGGCTTCTGGCAGGACCCGGCGGACGACGCCGCCCACACGGCTTTTGTCCGCGGGCTGGCGAAGGCGGTGGAGCCGTTTTCCTCCGGCGCGCAGTACGTGAACTTCATGGGCGCCGAGGATCCGGTGTCGCAGGGCACCGCCCCGTCCGTATACGGCCCGGACAAGCTGGCCCGGCTCACCGCACTGAAGACCGCCTACGACCCGCAGAACCTCTTCCGGCGGAACCACAACATCGTCCCGACCGGGTAG
- a CDS encoding LamB/YcsF family protein produces MTVIDLNSDVGESFGNWRMGDDAAVFESVSSANVACGFHAGDPSTIAQTCRDAVTAGVTIGAHPAYRDLAGFGRRFLDCSYTELFDDVLYQLGALQAMARAAGSDIRYVKPHGALYNTIVRHEVHAKAVIDAVRTFDKDLPVLLLPGAVALDIAADAGLRGVTEAFADRNYNPDGTLVSRREANAVIHDPDQVTANMVRLATQGTITAVDGTEIPMSAESICVHGDTPGAVAMARAVRAGLESAGVTIQSFV; encoded by the coding sequence ATGACCGTCATTGACCTGAACAGCGACGTGGGCGAGTCCTTCGGCAACTGGAGGATGGGCGACGACGCCGCCGTCTTCGAATCCGTCTCCAGTGCCAACGTGGCCTGCGGCTTCCACGCCGGCGATCCGTCCACCATCGCCCAGACCTGCCGCGACGCCGTCACCGCCGGCGTCACCATCGGCGCCCACCCCGCCTACCGGGACCTGGCCGGCTTCGGCCGCCGTTTCCTGGACTGCTCCTACACCGAACTGTTCGACGACGTGCTCTACCAGCTCGGTGCGCTGCAGGCGATGGCCCGCGCGGCCGGTTCCGACATCCGCTACGTCAAGCCCCACGGCGCGCTGTACAACACCATCGTGCGGCACGAAGTCCATGCCAAGGCCGTGATCGACGCGGTCCGCACCTTCGACAAGGACCTGCCTGTCCTGCTGCTGCCCGGCGCCGTGGCCCTGGACATTGCCGCCGATGCCGGCCTGCGCGGCGTCACCGAGGCCTTCGCCGACCGCAACTACAACCCCGACGGCACGCTGGTGTCCCGACGCGAAGCCAACGCGGTGATCCACGACCCCGACCAGGTCACCGCCAACATGGTCCGTCTGGCCACCCAGGGCACCATTACTGCCGTCGACGGCACCGAAATCCCCATGTCCGCAGAGTCCATCTGCGTACACGGCGACACCCCCGGCGCCGTGGCCATGGCCCGGGCCGTGCGTGCCGGCCTGGAAAGCGCCGGAGTCACCATCCAGAGTTTCGTGTGA
- a CDS encoding 5-oxoprolinase subunit B/C family protein — translation MSTVPGSTEGGPRIGAIRPAGTRALLVELDSLADVVALHARLQSSPLPGQIDALAAAGTVLVRFAGRRDTVAAVRLLERLDFSHAELSDARTVTIDTVYDGEDLAEVARLTGLSEEAVVQAHTGTAWTGGFGGFAPGFTYLVGGDPALNVPRRSTPRKAVPAGSVALAGDYSAVYPRESPGGWQLIGHTNAKLWDLSRESPALIRPGDSVIFRPVRELITTKTAQTDGVESPDRTRETADSASPARSGLESPASPASPSEERTRCLRDDGTFPPAQGDDAPIQRDQTTLEVTMPGLQSLIQDLGRPGYADLGVSVAGAADTRSARQANRMVGNPADAAVIENLLGGLELAAHGDTVLALSGAEAPAAVVSPGGDRDRPAPRNTPFALLDGETLTVGTPFRGVRTYLAVRGGLAVDPVLGSRSTDTMSGIGPAPLDAGTRLPVGDVPGIVPVGTAEPSPLPEGTAPGTLGDGRAPTLLRITAGPRQDWFGPDAATALTAQTWLATNESNRIGVRLATDPADPDAAPLERVRDGELPSEGVVAGSLQVPPSGLPVLFLADHPVTGGYPVIAVVVPQDLPVAAQLPPGHPVRFVFSNPDTLASLSAEETAGLFTEGTP, via the coding sequence GTGAGTACAGTTCCTGGCTCGACCGAGGGCGGGCCGCGGATCGGCGCCATCCGCCCCGCCGGCACCAGGGCGCTGCTGGTCGAGCTCGACTCGCTGGCCGACGTCGTCGCCCTCCATGCCCGGTTGCAGTCCTCGCCGCTGCCAGGGCAGATTGATGCGCTGGCCGCCGCCGGAACCGTACTGGTCCGGTTCGCCGGCCGCCGCGACACCGTGGCCGCCGTCCGGCTTCTGGAGCGCCTGGACTTCAGCCACGCCGAGCTGTCCGATGCCCGCACGGTCACCATTGACACGGTGTACGACGGCGAGGACCTCGCCGAGGTGGCCCGGCTCACCGGCCTCTCCGAAGAGGCGGTGGTTCAGGCGCACACCGGCACGGCGTGGACCGGCGGATTCGGTGGCTTTGCCCCCGGCTTCACCTACCTCGTCGGCGGGGATCCCGCGCTGAACGTTCCGCGCCGCAGCACCCCCCGCAAGGCGGTTCCGGCCGGCTCGGTTGCCCTGGCCGGTGACTATTCAGCGGTCTACCCCCGTGAATCCCCCGGCGGCTGGCAATTGATCGGCCATACCAATGCCAAGCTATGGGACCTTTCCCGCGAATCGCCGGCTCTCATCCGCCCGGGCGATTCGGTCATCTTCCGACCTGTCAGGGAATTGATTACCACCAAGACAGCTCAGACGGATGGGGTTGAGTCACCTGACCGAACTCGGGAGACTGCGGACTCCGCATCCCCAGCCCGGTCGGGGCTGGAAAGTCCCGCGAGTCCCGCATCGCCGAGTGAGGAACGAACGAGGTGTCTAAGGGACGATGGGACTTTCCCGCCCGCGCAAGGTGACGATGCGCCCATCCAACGCGACCAGACGACTCTCGAGGTAACCATGCCAGGCCTCCAGTCCCTGATCCAGGATTTGGGCCGCCCCGGTTATGCGGACCTCGGCGTCTCCGTTGCCGGTGCCGCCGACACCCGTTCCGCCCGGCAGGCGAACCGAATGGTCGGCAACCCCGCGGACGCCGCCGTGATAGAGAACCTGCTCGGCGGCCTGGAGCTGGCCGCGCACGGCGACACGGTCCTGGCGTTGTCCGGCGCAGAGGCGCCGGCCGCCGTCGTATCCCCCGGCGGCGACCGGGACCGGCCCGCACCCCGGAATACGCCTTTTGCCCTTCTGGACGGCGAAACCCTGACGGTGGGCACACCGTTCCGCGGTGTCCGTACGTACCTGGCCGTCCGCGGCGGGCTGGCCGTGGATCCGGTCCTGGGCAGCCGCAGCACCGACACGATGAGCGGCATCGGTCCGGCACCGCTCGACGCCGGCACCCGCCTGCCCGTCGGTGACGTTCCCGGCATCGTACCGGTCGGCACCGCCGAACCATCTCCCCTGCCCGAAGGCACCGCCCCGGGCACGCTGGGCGACGGCCGTGCACCCACCCTGCTCCGGATCACGGCCGGTCCCCGGCAGGACTGGTTCGGTCCCGACGCCGCCACGGCCCTGACCGCACAGACCTGGCTGGCCACCAATGAGTCCAACCGGATCGGCGTGCGGCTCGCCACCGACCCGGCGGACCCTGACGCCGCCCCGCTGGAACGCGTCCGGGACGGGGAACTGCCCAGCGAAGGCGTAGTGGCCGGATCGCTGCAGGTGCCGCCGTCGGGCCTGCCCGTATTGTTCCTGGCCGACCATCCGGTCACCGGCGGCTACCCGGTGATCGCCGTCGTCGTTCCCCAGGACCTGCCCGTCGCCGCACAGTTGCCGCCTGGACACCCGGTCCGCTTTGTTTTCTCGAACCCCGACACCCTGGCTTCGCTCTCCGCGGAGGAAACCGCCGGGCTGTTTACGGAAGGAACCCCATGA